The proteins below come from a single uncultured Sunxiuqinia sp. genomic window:
- a CDS encoding SusC/RagA family TonB-linked outer membrane protein, translating into MRKGLYSKLVSEYSGLPFPAKLTCLLVAFMLFTYTQVTASVGLLASTVTIEVSNEKVSTILREIEEHTGCQFIYESNTVDLNYLTSIKADDELIDAVLTELLAGQNLKYRLADGNKIIIMSENSRETIMQAADVIKVTGVIQDETGPLPGVTVVISGTTNGTITDLDGKYSLSGVPANGSITFSFIGMETQTIEVKGRTSIDVTMSAGNIALDEVIAVGYGTQTKGSLTAAVEQVSAKEISELPVSNLSESLQGVIPGLNISNVSSRPGQAADVSIRQTFSLSKDGGNSVPLVIIDDVMQLDANTGLPTLDQFNNLDPSEIEDITVLKDASAAIYGARAAQGAIIVTTKRGKKGKPRISYSGQMTYNDAISHGKTLDGKEYGNYWNTLVDITGDAEANDLYSINELYDMSQADYNWLDEAWKASITQRHSLGVSGGSDRATYYAGLSVFDQGANLGSQDYQRYNFRANVSVDVANGLKFTSNLSANKGTLERSYTKSSSGIRNGYAEGTRSDYAPLLHMPGHIPWQVEYQGEEYFFSPLMGTTIATTASSINSKTSMAGWNYFANEASGAKSAEESMSYNANFGLEYKVPFIKGLSVKATYSIQQSYTEGDQVALPVELLYQENTDVANNHLYNPNGNFGVGVNNAGGDLQILYDSNYNKRDQYNFYLNYSGEFGEHTVSAMAAVERSEGYRSSQRQIYSNPDDPYLGGSSTAGDIQDGSYIMRYQNASMSYIGRVNYSYKNRYLASFLLRTDASTKFAPENYWAMFPSLSIGWILSEEPWFESALSWVDYLKVRYSVGITGKDNIRAWLWLQQYDYSNDGGIGFGEDGGNRVEGLKPGKTPNRDVQWDKTYKNNFGIDASVLDNRLSLGFDFYYDMLRDMLTVMSAQLGSPITTGGAFTEQNFSSIDAWGYEAKLQWRDKINNDLRYSIGINFGHGYNKVVKYFDSNYRYPADIRMKEGESTIRPSYGYKVWRETSGGDGILRTQEDIDNYWEYLSQNSAAAGSDGAYYFGATDKSQMRLGNLAYQDRYGKPAEDGSMTEADGRIGEDGSQDFYELEKANSRHGFVTNLGVTYKSFRLKTQISTSWGGVRYIDRVQSYTDEFFWNPESFWADMYSPDTPMVGSYPISSESGNLRESDFWTVNSFRCFIRNISLSYDLPKNWMNSIGVERAAFTLTGYNMWDFYNPYPDKYRNMYDSSTSGYPTLRSWSLGVNVSF; encoded by the coding sequence ATGAGAAAAGGTCTTTATTCTAAGTTAGTTTCGGAGTATAGCGGACTACCTTTTCCGGCGAAACTGACATGTTTGCTTGTTGCTTTCATGTTGTTTACATATACACAAGTTACTGCATCGGTTGGTCTTCTTGCTTCAACTGTTACTATCGAAGTTTCAAATGAGAAGGTGTCAACCATTTTACGCGAAATCGAAGAGCATACCGGTTGCCAATTTATTTACGAAAGTAATACGGTAGATCTTAATTATTTGACAAGCATTAAGGCTGATGATGAACTGATTGATGCTGTCTTAACAGAGCTTCTTGCCGGGCAAAACCTAAAGTACCGTCTTGCTGACGGGAATAAGATTATTATTATGTCGGAAAATAGCCGGGAGACTATTATGCAAGCTGCAGATGTTATTAAGGTAACAGGAGTTATTCAAGATGAAACAGGACCACTTCCGGGCGTTACTGTAGTCATCTCAGGAACGACAAACGGTACCATAACCGATCTCGATGGGAAATATTCACTTTCTGGAGTTCCGGCAAACGGTTCTATTACTTTCTCCTTCATTGGAATGGAAACTCAGACAATTGAAGTTAAGGGGAGAACGTCCATTGACGTGACGATGAGTGCAGGAAATATAGCTCTGGATGAAGTTATTGCAGTCGGTTATGGAACACAGACAAAGGGATCGTTAACTGCAGCGGTTGAACAAGTTTCAGCAAAGGAGATTTCGGAACTTCCGGTGTCAAATTTATCGGAGTCATTGCAAGGGGTTATTCCCGGTCTGAACATCAGTAATGTGTCCAGCCGCCCTGGTCAGGCTGCCGATGTAAGTATTCGTCAGACCTTCAGCCTTTCAAAAGATGGTGGTAACTCTGTTCCACTTGTCATTATTGATGATGTGATGCAGCTGGATGCGAATACGGGTCTTCCCACCCTTGATCAGTTCAACAACCTGGATCCATCGGAGATTGAAGACATTACCGTGCTTAAAGATGCTAGTGCCGCTATTTACGGAGCCCGTGCTGCACAGGGAGCAATTATAGTAACAACCAAGCGAGGAAAAAAAGGAAAGCCTAGAATTTCCTATTCAGGGCAGATGACCTACAATGATGCCATCAGTCATGGAAAGACCTTAGATGGTAAAGAATATGGCAACTATTGGAATACGCTTGTGGATATTACCGGTGATGCAGAAGCAAACGACCTATACTCGATCAACGAACTTTATGATATGTCTCAAGCTGATTACAACTGGCTTGACGAAGCCTGGAAAGCGAGTATAACGCAACGCCACTCGTTAGGGGTTAGTGGCGGGTCGGATAGGGCTACTTACTATGCCGGACTTTCAGTATTTGACCAGGGAGCGAATTTAGGTTCACAGGACTATCAGCGTTATAACTTCCGAGCCAACGTATCGGTAGATGTTGCCAATGGGTTGAAGTTTACATCGAACCTGAGCGCAAACAAAGGAACGCTTGAACGTTCATATACCAAATCAAGCTCAGGTATCAGAAATGGTTATGCTGAAGGAACACGAAGCGATTATGCCCCTTTATTGCATATGCCTGGTCATATTCCATGGCAAGTTGAATATCAGGGAGAGGAATACTTCTTTTCACCATTAATGGGAACCACAATTGCAACCACGGCCTCGTCGATCAATTCAAAAACGAGCATGGCAGGATGGAACTATTTTGCCAATGAGGCTTCAGGGGCCAAGTCAGCTGAAGAATCGATGTCGTATAATGCTAATTTTGGGTTGGAGTACAAAGTCCCTTTCATTAAGGGGTTATCAGTGAAAGCAACATACAGCATTCAACAAAGTTACACCGAGGGTGACCAGGTCGCACTCCCAGTGGAATTATTATATCAGGAAAACACCGATGTAGCGAATAATCATCTTTATAACCCGAATGGCAATTTTGGTGTGGGTGTAAATAATGCAGGAGGTGATTTACAGATTCTGTACGATTCAAACTACAATAAAAGAGATCAATACAACTTCTATTTGAATTATTCGGGAGAATTTGGTGAGCATACGGTCTCAGCTATGGCAGCAGTTGAACGTTCCGAAGGCTACAGAAGTAGCCAACGTCAGATATATTCAAACCCGGACGATCCGTATTTAGGAGGTAGTTCTACAGCCGGAGATATTCAGGATGGTTCTTATATTATGAGATACCAAAATGCTTCGATGTCTTACATTGGTCGTGTAAACTATTCTTACAAAAACCGCTATTTAGCATCATTTTTACTTAGAACCGACGCTTCTACCAAGTTTGCACCGGAAAACTATTGGGCTATGTTTCCTTCCTTATCAATAGGTTGGATACTATCTGAGGAGCCGTGGTTTGAAAGTGCTCTGTCTTGGGTTGATTATTTAAAAGTTCGCTATTCTGTTGGTATTACCGGTAAGGACAACATTCGTGCCTGGTTGTGGCTTCAGCAGTATGACTACTCCAACGATGGAGGTATTGGATTTGGTGAAGACGGAGGAAATAGAGTTGAAGGGTTAAAACCAGGAAAAACACCTAATCGCGATGTTCAGTGGGATAAAACTTATAAGAACAACTTTGGAATTGATGCAAGTGTGTTGGATAATCGCTTGAGCCTTGGCTTCGATTTTTATTATGATATGTTGAGAGATATGTTGACAGTAATGAGCGCTCAACTTGGCTCTCCGATTACAACTGGAGGTGCTTTTACGGAACAAAATTTTAGTTCGATTGATGCTTGGGGATACGAAGCTAAGCTTCAATGGAGAGATAAGATTAATAACGATCTTCGCTATAGCATTGGTATAAACTTTGGACATGGCTATAACAAAGTCGTGAAGTATTTTGATTCAAACTACCGCTATCCGGCCGATATTCGGATGAAGGAAGGGGAGTCAACCATCCGTCCGTCTTATGGTTATAAGGTCTGGAGGGAAACATCTGGTGGCGATGGCATATTACGTACACAGGAAGACATCGACAACTATTGGGAATACCTGTCGCAAAATTCTGCAGCTGCCGGTAGTGATGGCGCTTATTACTTTGGTGCAACAGATAAGAGTCAAATGCGATTGGGTAACCTAGCCTACCAAGATCGTTATGGAAAGCCTGCCGAAGATGGTTCGATGACCGAAGCAGACGGACGTATTGGAGAAGATGGTAGCCAGGATTTTTACGAGCTTGAAAAAGCAAATTCCCGCCATGGTTTCGTCACCAATTTGGGGGTCACCTATAAGTCATTCAGATTAAAAACACAAATCAGCACCTCGTGGGGAGGAGTAAGGTATATAGATCGGGTACAATCATATACCGACGAATTCTTCTGGAATCCAGAGTCTTTCTGGGCTGATATGTACTCGCCTGACACTCCCATGGTCGGAAGTTACCCCATTTCATCGGAATCAGGTAACTTAAGGGAGTCGGACTTCTGGACAGTGAACTCGTTTAGATGTTTTATAAGAAATATTTCGCTAAGTTATGATTTGCCAAAAAATTGGATGAACTCAATTGGAGTTGAACGGGCAGCCTTTACCCTCACAGGGTATAATATGTGGGATTTTTATAATCCATATCCGGATAAATATCGGAATATGTACGACTCGTCAACCTCTGGGTATCCTACTTTGCGCTCTTGGTCACTGGGAGTAAATGTTTCATTCTAA
- a CDS encoding RagB/SusD family nutrient uptake outer membrane protein, giving the protein MKNILKHIILGLAFLTILNSCSDEFLREAGPIDRFGDDIFKSESLMDRHLATLYSYYFAGFNSPDRHLVGYYTNMPSRLTDERGGGISSYKWIQTNASFSSGDDSMFPSYIGPDRLGSSITNYSYDRIRYVTDVLEKIDSYSDGALSESYINKVKGQMYYLRGIQYYDLMKVYGGVPIITTVQTSSSDDPSIKIPRSSTGETVAQIIADLDSAATLLPGTWNNPAENYGRPTSCSAMAQKVRVLLTYASPLFNSNWEDAGRWQDVINAGLEAEAALQAEGYGLYGNSIKDWEEMLSASSYDAPGNMEAIVIQLLNAPESGSSNAYQNGWENSLRLPSQGGNSGVAVPRDMIDLFPMASGARPTPANGYDSFKFFLNRDPRFYRTFAFNGVIWPYQENTKDTLYTYMWQSGQSNYFAGENNDIASPVFVRKMSGDADASSENYDLSGINIMEYRYAEFLLIMAEAYAGVGNTGMTAQYINRVRNRVGAGEVDKPGTKMEAFNAVLYERQVELAYEGKRFWDMHRWMLFNDGGDNVISTNATCSKIGVKPLKGGARRGYFLKYTGTVSGKDDPIAEEDLVAANPNSEDFQNQLEDLAEWYDANFEEAELTNYMDQYLQEQNVYTWNNNYYVSGFRSNLLTQNDWLEQTKGWDDASGSPGIFDFRGE; this is encoded by the coding sequence ATGAAAAATATACTGAAACATATAATATTAGGGCTGGCTTTTTTGACAATACTAAACTCTTGTAGTGATGAATTTCTTAGAGAAGCCGGGCCAATTGATCGCTTTGGTGATGATATTTTCAAAAGTGAATCCCTGATGGATCGCCACCTGGCGACTCTTTATTCTTACTACTTTGCCGGTTTTAACTCGCCGGATCGTCATCTGGTTGGATATTATACGAACATGCCGTCCCGCTTGACTGATGAACGGGGAGGAGGGATTTCTTCTTACAAATGGATACAAACAAACGCGTCATTTTCAAGTGGTGATGATTCCATGTTCCCTTCATATATTGGTCCCGACCGCTTGGGGAGCTCAATAACGAACTATTCGTATGACCGCATTCGATATGTAACAGATGTTCTTGAAAAGATCGATTCTTACAGTGATGGTGCACTTTCAGAAAGCTACATTAATAAAGTCAAGGGGCAGATGTATTATCTGCGCGGAATTCAATACTATGACCTGATGAAAGTCTATGGCGGGGTACCAATTATAACAACCGTTCAGACTTCTTCCAGTGATGATCCTTCTATTAAGATTCCTCGCTCTTCAACCGGCGAGACTGTAGCACAAATTATTGCAGATTTGGATAGTGCGGCTACCTTACTTCCTGGTACGTGGAACAATCCTGCGGAGAACTACGGACGTCCAACGTCTTGTTCTGCAATGGCTCAGAAAGTTCGTGTCTTGTTAACTTATGCGAGTCCGCTGTTTAACTCCAATTGGGAAGACGCTGGCAGATGGCAGGATGTTATTAATGCAGGATTGGAAGCTGAAGCTGCATTACAGGCTGAAGGTTATGGACTGTACGGAAATTCGATCAAAGATTGGGAAGAAATGTTGAGTGCGTCATCTTACGATGCTCCCGGTAATATGGAAGCGATTGTGATTCAGTTGCTCAATGCCCCTGAAAGCGGATCAAGTAATGCTTACCAAAACGGATGGGAAAATAGCTTGCGTTTGCCCAGTCAGGGAGGTAACAGTGGTGTCGCTGTTCCTCGCGATATGATTGATTTGTTTCCCATGGCCAGTGGTGCTCGTCCGACACCAGCGAATGGCTATGATTCGTTTAAATTCTTTTTAAACCGGGATCCTCGTTTCTACCGTACATTCGCTTTTAATGGTGTGATTTGGCCATATCAGGAAAATACGAAAGATACCTTATATACTTACATGTGGCAATCCGGACAATCTAATTATTTTGCTGGAGAGAATAATGATATTGCCAGCCCTGTTTTTGTTCGTAAGATGTCTGGCGATGCTGACGCATCAAGTGAGAACTACGATTTATCGGGAATTAACATCATGGAGTATCGCTATGCCGAATTTCTGTTAATCATGGCTGAAGCGTATGCCGGTGTCGGCAATACTGGAATGACCGCGCAATACATTAACCGAGTGCGCAACAGAGTAGGAGCAGGAGAGGTTGATAAGCCAGGTACGAAAATGGAAGCGTTTAACGCGGTGTTGTACGAACGCCAGGTCGAATTAGCCTATGAAGGTAAACGCTTTTGGGATATGCACCGCTGGATGTTGTTTAACGATGGTGGCGATAATGTCATCTCAACCAACGCTACCTGTAGTAAAATTGGTGTAAAACCGTTGAAAGGAGGAGCTCGCAGAGGTTATTTTCTGAAGTACACTGGTACAGTTTCAGGCAAAGATGATCCGATTGCCGAAGAAGACTTGGTGGCAGCCAATCCAAACTCAGAAGATTTTCAAAATCAACTGGAGGATTTGGCCGAGTGGTATGATGCTAATTTTGAAGAAGCAGAATTGACTAATTATATGGATCAATATTTGCAAGAACAGAATGTATATACCTGGAATAACAACTACTATGTGAGTGGTTTCCGCTCAAACTTACTTACTCAGAACGATTGGCTAGAGCAAACAAAAGGATGGGATGATGCCAGTGGTTCTCCGGGGATATTCGATTTCCGAGGGGAATAA